A DNA window from Vigna angularis cultivar LongXiaoDou No.4 chromosome 1, ASM1680809v1, whole genome shotgun sequence contains the following coding sequences:
- the LOC108334033 gene encoding putative hydrolase C777.06c isoform X3 — translation MATEMESALIFLGTGSSGSVPSMSCLIEPSDPPCSVCTQSLSLPPQSNPNYRCNTSLLIKYYSQTDATQKYILIDAGKTFRESVLRWFVFHRIPRVDSILLTHDHADAILGLDDIRAVQPFSPTNDIDPTPVYLTQRSMERMETVFPYLVKKKQKEGQEIRRVAQFCWNIVAEDCNQPFFASGLKLIPLPVMHGEDYICLGFLFGNKDRVAYLSDVSRIPASTEYVISKNGAGQ, via the exons ATGGCGACGGAAATGGAATCGGCATTGATATTTCTGGGAACGGGAAGTTCGGGATCGGTTCCCTCCATGAGTTGCCTCATTGAACCTTCAGATCCGCCGTGTTCTGTTTGCACTCAATCCCTGTCTCTCCCACCTCAATCCAACCCTAACTACAG GTGCAATACCTCTCTGTTAATCAAATATTACTCTCAAACCGATGCCactcaaaaatatatattgattgaTGCTGGCAAGACCTTCAGGGAGTCTGTACTTAGGTGGTTTGTTTTCCATCGCATTCCCAGAGTAGATTCT ATTCTTTTGACTCATGACCATGCTGATGCAATCCTTGGATTGGATGATATTCGTGCTGTGCAGCCATTTAGTCCCACAAATGATATTGATCCCACCCCAGTTTACTTAACTCAACGCTCAATGGAGAG AATGGAAACGGTCTTTCCTTATTTGGTTaagaaaaaacagaaagaaGGGCAAGAAATCAGAAGGGTGGCCCAGTTTTGCTGGAACATAGTTGCTGAAGATTGTAACCAACCTTTTTTTGCATCAGGCTTAAAATTGATTCCTTTGCCA GTAATGCATGGAGAGGATTATATCTGTCTGGGTTTCCTTTTTGGTAATAAAGATAGGGTGGCTTATCTTTCTGATGTTTCACGGATTCCAGCTAGTACAGAGTATG TCATTTCAAAAAATGGGGCTGGGCAGTAG
- the LOC108334033 gene encoding putative hydrolase C777.06c isoform X2, which yields MATEMESALIFLGTGSSGSVPSMSCLIEPSDPPCSVCTQSLSLPPQSNPNYRCNTSLLIKYYSQTDATQKYILIDAGKTFRESVLRWFVFHRIPRVDSILLTHDHADAILGLDDIRAVQPFSPTNDIDPTPVYLTQRSMERMETVFPYLVKKKQKEGQEIRRVAQFCWNIVAEDCNQPFFASGLKLIPLPVMHGEDYICLGFLFGNKDRVAYLSDVSRIPASTEYDRITQCSLLPSTGP from the exons ATGGCGACGGAAATGGAATCGGCATTGATATTTCTGGGAACGGGAAGTTCGGGATCGGTTCCCTCCATGAGTTGCCTCATTGAACCTTCAGATCCGCCGTGTTCTGTTTGCACTCAATCCCTGTCTCTCCCACCTCAATCCAACCCTAACTACAG GTGCAATACCTCTCTGTTAATCAAATATTACTCTCAAACCGATGCCactcaaaaatatatattgattgaTGCTGGCAAGACCTTCAGGGAGTCTGTACTTAGGTGGTTTGTTTTCCATCGCATTCCCAGAGTAGATTCT ATTCTTTTGACTCATGACCATGCTGATGCAATCCTTGGATTGGATGATATTCGTGCTGTGCAGCCATTTAGTCCCACAAATGATATTGATCCCACCCCAGTTTACTTAACTCAACGCTCAATGGAGAG AATGGAAACGGTCTTTCCTTATTTGGTTaagaaaaaacagaaagaaGGGCAAGAAATCAGAAGGGTGGCCCAGTTTTGCTGGAACATAGTTGCTGAAGATTGTAACCAACCTTTTTTTGCATCAGGCTTAAAATTGATTCCTTTGCCA GTAATGCATGGAGAGGATTATATCTGTCTGGGTTTCCTTTTTGGTAATAAAGATAGGGTGGCTTATCTTTCTGATGTTTCACGGATTCCAGCTAGTACAGAGTATG